From the genome of Thermoflexus hugenholtzii, one region includes:
- the proS gene encoding proline--tRNA ligase codes for MGRITPRHEDYSQWYLDVIREAQLADYAPVRGCIVFRPYGYAIWENIQAAVDRRFKAHGYRNAYFPLFIPYSFIQKEKEHVSGFSPELAVVTIGGGETLEEPLVVRPTSETIIGYMYAQWIQSYRDLPLRINQWCNVVRWEKRTRPFLRTLEFLWQEAHSVFATYEEAEEEALRVLDLYTDFAVEDAAIPVIQGRKSESEKFAGALRSYTIEAMMGDGRALQSATSHNLGQNFSRAFEIRYLDAQNQMQYAWTTSHGLSTRVVGAVIMVHGDDRGLILPPRLAPIQVIIVPIWKGEEERSRVLEACEQARRMLQPEIRVEVDAREEYTPGWKFNEWELRGVPLRIEIGPRDVTERQVVLARRDQPGPQGKRTVPMDGLLGAVQETLSAIQADLYQRALAFQKAHTHYPETYEQLREAVADGFAWAWWCGSAECEGRIKADTTATNRCIPLEQPGGQGRCIVCGAPAREMAIFARAY; via the coding sequence GGATTACGCCCCGGTCCGTGGATGCATCGTCTTCCGGCCTTACGGCTACGCGATCTGGGAGAACATCCAGGCGGCCGTGGACCGACGGTTCAAGGCCCATGGCTACCGGAACGCTTATTTCCCTCTGTTCATCCCTTATTCGTTCATCCAGAAAGAAAAGGAACACGTGAGCGGCTTCTCGCCGGAGCTGGCGGTGGTGACCATCGGAGGTGGGGAGACGCTGGAGGAGCCGCTGGTGGTGCGCCCCACCTCCGAGACCATCATCGGCTACATGTATGCCCAGTGGATCCAATCCTACCGGGACCTGCCGCTGCGGATCAACCAGTGGTGCAACGTGGTGCGCTGGGAGAAGCGCACCCGTCCGTTCCTGCGGACGCTGGAGTTCCTCTGGCAGGAGGCCCACTCGGTCTTCGCCACGTATGAGGAGGCGGAGGAGGAAGCGCTGCGGGTGCTGGATCTCTACACCGATTTCGCCGTGGAAGACGCCGCCATCCCGGTGATCCAGGGCCGCAAGAGCGAGTCGGAGAAGTTCGCCGGCGCGCTGCGCAGCTACACCATCGAGGCCATGATGGGAGACGGCCGCGCCCTGCAATCCGCCACCTCCCACAACCTGGGTCAGAACTTCTCCCGCGCCTTCGAGATCCGCTACCTGGACGCCCAGAACCAGATGCAATACGCCTGGACCACCTCCCACGGCCTTTCCACGCGGGTGGTGGGAGCTGTGATCATGGTGCACGGGGACGACCGCGGGCTGATCCTGCCGCCGCGCCTGGCCCCCATCCAGGTCATCATCGTGCCCATCTGGAAGGGAGAGGAGGAGCGCTCCCGGGTGCTGGAGGCCTGCGAGCAGGCACGCCGCATGCTGCAGCCCGAGATCCGGGTGGAGGTGGACGCCCGGGAGGAATACACGCCGGGGTGGAAGTTCAACGAGTGGGAGCTGCGCGGGGTGCCGCTGCGCATCGAGATCGGCCCCCGGGATGTGACCGAGCGTCAGGTCGTGCTGGCCCGGCGGGACCAGCCCGGCCCCCAGGGCAAGCGGACGGTCCCGATGGACGGCTTGCTGGGAGCGGTCCAGGAGACCCTGAGCGCCATCCAGGCCGACCTCTACCAGCGAGCCCTGGCCTTCCAGAAAGCGCACACGCATTACCCGGAGACCTACGAACAGCTGCGGGAGGCCGTCGCCGACGGCTTCGCCTGGGCCTGGTGGTGCGGGAGCGCGGAGTGCGAGGGCCGGATCAAGGCCGATACCACGGCCACCAACCGGTGCATCCCGCTGGAGCAGCCCGGCGGCCAGGGACGGTGCATCGTCTGCGGCGCGCCGGCCCGGGAGATGGCCATCTTCGCCCGCGCCTACTGA